One region of Thunnus thynnus chromosome 14, fThuThy2.1, whole genome shotgun sequence genomic DNA includes:
- the LOC137196673 gene encoding uncharacterized protein isoform X2, giving the protein MNFAAQLFYSSYLSERLERLYSPRPAIKDCEENDPFWEREELRLGPGQPGGSYKGGLISNGTVTRRPTLIEPERLKDFGEEELLNGDVKVHDIRVVGGPEIRLMDPPKTRRLSEFRVVSRPPVQYLRFEDISAAAFRIQSGIQKTPCTYSRLSKQYGMEIYLKKEQLHYTGSVKERGVLYLLTSLTQEQQRKGVIVASDCNFSMAVAHHAVELKIPVFVIMPSCCSSPRLRIYRDYGAMVISYGSTGHDSQNHARHLAKENGYLYLEEDESAAYLAGLGTVGMEIYEQVSKLDAVVVPAAGQYGLLAGTAAAIKHLNAEILVIGIEPEGFPLLLQSLKTDGPIKGMHSNPNKKLYGDLMERSLGVNTFQLAKKLVDKVISVSEEDALVAMLRFQEFERSTVDTEGAMGLAAILAGQLPELRGKKWVRLFNIVCTSVNLIGKCSYREVKGQNQLHKAGDFSQTNNILILLTSIVCVSIA; this is encoded by the exons ATGAACTTTGCTGCCCAGTTATTCTACTCGAGCTACTTGAGTGAGCGTCTCGAGCGATTATATTCACCAAGGCCTGCAATCAAAGACTGCGAGGAGAATGACCCCTTCTGGGAGAG AGAGGAGTTGCGTCTGGGCCCCGGTCAGCCCGGCGGCTCTTACAAAGGAGGTCTCATCAGTAATGGCACCGTAACCCGCAGACCCACCCTCATTGAACCAGAGAGGTTGAAGGACTTTGGTGAGGAAGAACTCCTCAATGGAGATGTGAAGGTCCATGACATCAGAGTGGTGGGGGGCCCCGAGATCAGGCTCATGGACCCACCCAAGACCAGACGACTCAGCGAGTTCAGGGTTGTCTCCAGACCTCCTGTTCAGTACCTCCGCTTTGAGGACATCAGTGCTGCGGCCTTCAGGATCCAGTCAGGGATACAGAAGACGCCCTGCACG taCTCCAGACTGTCCAAACAATACGGCATGGAGATCTACCTGAAGAAGGAGCAACTGCACTACACAGGCTCcgtgaaagagagaggagtgCTGTACCTGCTCACCTCCCTCACACAG gagcagcagaggaagggTGTGATCGTGGCCAGTGACTGTAACTTCTCCATGGCCGTAGCCCACCATGCGGTGGAGCTTAAGATCCCGGTATTTGTCATCATGCCATCATGCTGCTCCTCACCTCGCCTCAGGATCTACAGAGACTATGGCGCCATGGTCATCTCCTATGGCAGCACCGGCCACGACTCCCAGAACCATGCCCGCCATCTGGCCAAAGAGAACGGATACCTCTACCTGGAAGA AGATGAAAGTGCAGCATACCTGGCAGGACTGGGCACTGTGGGCATGGAGATCTATGAACAAGTGTCCAAACTGGATGCAGTGGTGGTTCCTGCAGCTGGACAGTACGGTCTACTGGCTGGCACAGCTGCAGCCATCAAACACCTCAACGCAGAAATTCTTGTCATC GGAATTGAACCAGAAGGTTTCCCACTGCTGCTACAATCTCTGAAAACAGATGGTCCAATCAAAGGCATGCACAGCAACCCCAATAAGAAACTCTACGGAG ATCTTATGGAGCGCTCGCTTGGCGTTAACACCTTCCAGCTGGCAAAGAAACTGGTAGACAAAGTCATCTCTGTCAG TGAGGAGGATGCTCTGGTGGCGATGCTGCGCTTTCAGGAGTTTGAGCGCTCTACTGTGGACACAGAGGGAGCCATGGGACTGGCTGCCATCCTGGCCGGACAACTACCAGAACTGAGAGGCAAAAAGTGGGTCCGACTCTttaatattgtgtgtacctCCGTGAACCTCATAGGGAAATGTTCTTacagagaggtcaaaggtcagaatCAGCTGCATAAGGCTGGCGATTTCAGCCAAACTAACAATATactgatcctactaacaagtattgtgtgtgtatccatagcctga
- the LOC137196673 gene encoding uncharacterized protein isoform X1 has protein sequence MNFAAQLFYSSYLSERLERLYSPRPAIKDCEENDPFWERWEITTCSQSDPSDLSPTQTSPVVPDLDPALDKNQSPSQNQDKSQTPAVPSSLSLEAAATSTALVPLPLSPPLCLQPHLTNTSLDVQSPPQPLSPHLNLERESTKPPVCLSNPCLTTAVPKSKISNLPSDNHLPPQTVLPKPSPAPSEPPTATASSSSICPPSTSSSSAPAPCRGVLLPSFCALVDLLLRLVLYIILLFVSREELRLGPGQPGGSYKGGLISNGTVTRRPTLIEPERLKDFGEEELLNGDVKVHDIRVVGGPEIRLMDPPKTRRLSEFRVVSRPPVQYLRFEDISAAAFRIQSGIQKTPCTYSRLSKQYGMEIYLKKEQLHYTGSVKERGVLYLLTSLTQEQQRKGVIVASDCNFSMAVAHHAVELKIPVFVIMPSCCSSPRLRIYRDYGAMVISYGSTGHDSQNHARHLAKENGYLYLEEDESAAYLAGLGTVGMEIYEQVSKLDAVVVPAAGQYGLLAGTAAAIKHLNAEILVIGIEPEGFPLLLQSLKTDGPIKGMHSNPNKKLYGDLMERSLGVNTFQLAKKLVDKVISVSEEDALVAMLRFQEFERSTVDTEGAMGLAAILAGQLPELRGKKWVRLFNIVCTSVNLIGKCSYREVKGQNQLHKAGDFSQTNNILILLTSIVCVSIA, from the exons ATGAACTTTGCTGCCCAGTTATTCTACTCGAGCTACTTGAGTGAGCGTCTCGAGCGATTATATTCACCAAGGCCTGCAATCAAAGACTGCGAGGAGAATGACCCCTTCTGGGAGAGGTGGGAAATTACAACATGTAGCCAGTCAGACCCTTCGGACCTCTCCCCTACCCAGACCAGTCCAGTAGTGCCAGATTTAGACCCTGCCCTGGACAAGAATCAATCTCCATCCCAAAACCAGGACAAGTCACAGACTCCCGCTGTTCCTTCTAGTTTGAGTTTGGAGGCAGCTGCTACTTCTACAGCTTTAgtgcctcttcctctttctcctcctctttgtttGCAGCCTCATCTAACAAACACATCCTTAGATGTCCAATCTCCCCCTCAGCCGCTTTCCCCCCACCTAAATCTTGAAAGGGAATCAACAAAACCACCTGTTTGTCTTTCAAATCCATGTTTGACGACTGCAGTCCCCAAATCTAAGATCTCCAACCTCCCTTCCGACAatcatcttcctcctcagaCGGTTCTCCCCAAACCTTCTCCTGCTCCATCTGAGCCCCCAACAGCaactgcctcctcctcttccatctgCCCACCTtctacctcctcttcctcagctccTGCTCCTTGTAGAGGAGTGCTACTCCCTTCCTTCTGTGCCCTGGTAGACTTACTCCTTCGCTTGGTCCTCTACATTATTCTCCTCTTTGTCAGCAG AGAGGAGTTGCGTCTGGGCCCCGGTCAGCCCGGCGGCTCTTACAAAGGAGGTCTCATCAGTAATGGCACCGTAACCCGCAGACCCACCCTCATTGAACCAGAGAGGTTGAAGGACTTTGGTGAGGAAGAACTCCTCAATGGAGATGTGAAGGTCCATGACATCAGAGTGGTGGGGGGCCCCGAGATCAGGCTCATGGACCCACCCAAGACCAGACGACTCAGCGAGTTCAGGGTTGTCTCCAGACCTCCTGTTCAGTACCTCCGCTTTGAGGACATCAGTGCTGCGGCCTTCAGGATCCAGTCAGGGATACAGAAGACGCCCTGCACG taCTCCAGACTGTCCAAACAATACGGCATGGAGATCTACCTGAAGAAGGAGCAACTGCACTACACAGGCTCcgtgaaagagagaggagtgCTGTACCTGCTCACCTCCCTCACACAG gagcagcagaggaagggTGTGATCGTGGCCAGTGACTGTAACTTCTCCATGGCCGTAGCCCACCATGCGGTGGAGCTTAAGATCCCGGTATTTGTCATCATGCCATCATGCTGCTCCTCACCTCGCCTCAGGATCTACAGAGACTATGGCGCCATGGTCATCTCCTATGGCAGCACCGGCCACGACTCCCAGAACCATGCCCGCCATCTGGCCAAAGAGAACGGATACCTCTACCTGGAAGA AGATGAAAGTGCAGCATACCTGGCAGGACTGGGCACTGTGGGCATGGAGATCTATGAACAAGTGTCCAAACTGGATGCAGTGGTGGTTCCTGCAGCTGGACAGTACGGTCTACTGGCTGGCACAGCTGCAGCCATCAAACACCTCAACGCAGAAATTCTTGTCATC GGAATTGAACCAGAAGGTTTCCCACTGCTGCTACAATCTCTGAAAACAGATGGTCCAATCAAAGGCATGCACAGCAACCCCAATAAGAAACTCTACGGAG ATCTTATGGAGCGCTCGCTTGGCGTTAACACCTTCCAGCTGGCAAAGAAACTGGTAGACAAAGTCATCTCTGTCAG TGAGGAGGATGCTCTGGTGGCGATGCTGCGCTTTCAGGAGTTTGAGCGCTCTACTGTGGACACAGAGGGAGCCATGGGACTGGCTGCCATCCTGGCCGGACAACTACCAGAACTGAGAGGCAAAAAGTGGGTCCGACTCTttaatattgtgtgtacctCCGTGAACCTCATAGGGAAATGTTCTTacagagaggtcaaaggtcagaatCAGCTGCATAAGGCTGGCGATTTCAGCCAAACTAACAATATactgatcctactaacaagtattgtgtgtgtatccatagcctga
- the LOC137196678 gene encoding placenta-specific protein 9-like isoform X1, with the protein MIHPLTSSVGLLLLLIGYAAAVPASDLRPRAVRSSACQEHTSLHSRLDTVEKNVEDTVEKLEVELAALLDAIEAPKWRPLLDSRGKPVDILEDPEQRGQS; encoded by the exons ATGATCCATCCCCTCACCTCCTCGGTtggactcctcctcctcctgattgGCTACGCTGCGGCAG TACCTGCATCTGACCTGCGGCCTCGAGCGGTGCGTTCAAGTGCATGTCAGGAGCACACAAGTCTTCACAGCCGCCTGGATACAGTGGAGaag AATGTGGAGGACACAGTTGAGAAGCTGGAGGTTGAGCTGGCTGCTCTTCTGGATGCCATTGAAGCCCCAAAGTGGCGTCCCCTGTTGGACAGTAGAGGAAAGCCTGTAGACATCCTGGAGGACCCAGAGCAGAGGGGCCAGTCCTAA
- the LOC137196678 gene encoding placenta-specific protein 9-like isoform X2, which yields MCVHTHTLPASDLRPRAVRSSACQEHTSLHSRLDTVEKNVEDTVEKLEVELAALLDAIEAPKWRPLLDSRGKPVDILEDPEQRGQS from the exons ATGTGTgttcatacacatacat TACCTGCATCTGACCTGCGGCCTCGAGCGGTGCGTTCAAGTGCATGTCAGGAGCACACAAGTCTTCACAGCCGCCTGGATACAGTGGAGaag AATGTGGAGGACACAGTTGAGAAGCTGGAGGTTGAGCTGGCTGCTCTTCTGGATGCCATTGAAGCCCCAAAGTGGCGTCCCCTGTTGGACAGTAGAGGAAAGCCTGTAGACATCCTGGAGGACCCAGAGCAGAGGGGCCAGTCCTAA